The following DNA comes from Cellulophaga sp. HaHa_2_95.
AACGAAGACTTACTAGTATTGAATAAATTATTTGATAAATTTTAAAATAACACATGAACAATTATATTGACAACTTAAACTGGCGTTACGCCACCAAAAAATTTGATGCTACAAAAAAGGTTTCAAAAGAAGATTTTGAAACTATATTAGAAGCCGCATCCTTAACAGCATCTTCTTATGGGCTACAACCTTACAAAATACTTGTAATAGAAGATCCTACTATCCGTGAACAATTAAAACCATTTGCATGGGGACAATCTCAAATTACGGATGCTACTTATTTAATAGCATTTGTGCATGACACCAGCTTTAATGAAGCATTAATAGACAGCCATTTAAAGGATATAAGTGAAATCAGAGGTATCCCTTCTGAAGCATTAGCCGGTTATTCAGATTTCATGAAATCTAAACTAATGCCTTTATCTGATGAAACTAAAGCTGTCTGGGCAGCTAAACAAACTTATATTACACTAGGAAATGTATTATCTGCTGCGGCTGATCTAAAAATTGACACTTGCCCTATGGAGGGTTTTGAGCCTGCTGAGTTCAATAAAATTTTAGGCTTAGACGCTCAAAATTTAAACACTTCTTTACTGGTATCCATTGGATACCGAGCAGAAGACGATGACACTCAGCATTATAAAAAAGTTAGAAAATCTAAAGAAAAATTAATTCAATACATATAAACAACTATTACTAATTACTTAATTTTTAAAACATGAAAAAAAATATTTTAAGTGCCGTATTTGCAATCGTAATAGCTACCGCTGCAACAGCAGGAGTAAACCCAATAGATGGTGAAAAGAAAGCCGTTAAAACAAAAGAGAGTACTGTAACTTGGAAAGGGTACAAATTTGCAGGATCTCATGAAGGTAAGATTGCTTTACAGTCCGGAGAATTACTATTTGAAGGTGATAAATTAACAGGCGGTGAATTTGTTGTAGATATGGCAAGTATTACGGTTGGAGATTTGGCTGCTGGTCAAGGAAAAGAAAAATTAGAAGGCCACCTAAAAGCTGATGACTTTTTTGGAACTGAAAATTACGCAACATCAAAATTAGTTTTTACGAGCGTAAAAGCAACTGGTAAAAATTCTTATGATGTTACTGGAGATTTAACCATTAAAGGCATTACAAAAGCAGTTACTTTTGACATCTCTGTATATGGTAGCAAAGCAACAGCTACTTTAAAGGTAGATAGAACTAACTATGATATACACTATGGCTCTACAAATTTCACAGATACTTTAAAGGATAAAGCTATTTATGATGAATTTGACTTAGTGGTTGATTTACAGTTTTAATTCACTAAAAAAAATAACAAAACCCCATTGTACTGTTAATTCGTATAATGGGGTTTATTTTTTTACACAATGCTGTTTGAAATCTTAAAAATGATTTCTATCTTTGAAGTCAATGAAAAATTTAACTGTAAATACTTGGTGGTGGAATAACTTACGAAAAAACGCGTGAGCATAGCACCATTGTATTCAATTTATATAAGGCTTGTCATCACGACAAGCCTTACTTATTTTATAGCATTAACATGACGTACAAACTACATACCCATTACAAAAAAATACTTGCTGATACCATTACACCAGTAAGCGTATA
Coding sequences within:
- a CDS encoding NAD(P)H-dependent oxidoreductase, with the protein product MNNYIDNLNWRYATKKFDATKKVSKEDFETILEAASLTASSYGLQPYKILVIEDPTIREQLKPFAWGQSQITDATYLIAFVHDTSFNEALIDSHLKDISEIRGIPSEALAGYSDFMKSKLMPLSDETKAVWAAKQTYITLGNVLSAAADLKIDTCPMEGFEPAEFNKILGLDAQNLNTSLLVSIGYRAEDDDTQHYKKVRKSKEKLIQYI
- a CDS encoding YceI family protein, which encodes MKKNILSAVFAIVIATAATAGVNPIDGEKKAVKTKESTVTWKGYKFAGSHEGKIALQSGELLFEGDKLTGGEFVVDMASITVGDLAAGQGKEKLEGHLKADDFFGTENYATSKLVFTSVKATGKNSYDVTGDLTIKGITKAVTFDISVYGSKATATLKVDRTNYDIHYGSTNFTDTLKDKAIYDEFDLVVDLQF